In the genome of Leptospira dzoumogneensis, one region contains:
- a CDS encoding helix-turn-helix domain-containing protein: MKQSSYRIRNPFSSNIYFRFLILFFLGVTGTGANLSAAPTLPTADIIRLNPSSPVENISSKMEYRYRGYQYRHCKPETISSLHQLEWHHNTGNVLRLKRSQSGNWLRFRLANDGKEQLHRTLALLWLNVPDAELCSVDSKGNFEAGFAGYDLDPIWNDFISPLPHFNIRLEPKEERTFYLYVLSNEDINYPVRLLSEDDYMVIVRLRSVLFLSVGFVLFLAFGYNLYLYFKSRKVLFLALPLHLTAVAATLYFLHGKEFASIVGNENNLFRHNYFLFLGITHIVFFFYLAAWNKENSGVVYRSPFFWLVCFAGILYPLIPLYQFWYDHRILVLVLNYGCMLFYFGKTHISSIRNNTVYEMFFISVWGIFLLLDLYKTIFHFDFYPYNRMAVFGVLYYLPPLTVFVSLLSREILRRKEEEGSNRKTHLSSLDVKDFVLKIESLLEKEKIYLTKSLKEEHMAKELGITIHQLSELINTEFKTNFPSLINQYRVEEAKILLNEFPDENTTEIGAKAGFSSRSAFYLEFKKLTGTNPNSYRKESSGKRA; the protein is encoded by the coding sequence ATGAAACAATCCAGTTATAGAATCCGAAATCCATTCTCCTCTAATATCTATTTTCGATTTCTGATTTTATTCTTCTTGGGTGTTACCGGTACCGGAGCAAATTTAAGCGCGGCGCCTACTCTTCCCACTGCGGATATCATTCGACTGAACCCTTCTTCCCCTGTAGAAAATATCAGTTCAAAAATGGAATACAGATACAGAGGATACCAGTACCGACATTGTAAACCGGAAACGATCTCCTCTCTCCATCAGCTGGAATGGCATCATAATACCGGGAATGTACTACGTTTAAAAAGAAGCCAATCCGGAAATTGGCTCAGATTCAGGCTTGCAAATGATGGAAAAGAGCAACTTCACAGGACCTTGGCATTACTTTGGTTAAATGTTCCGGATGCGGAACTTTGCTCCGTGGATTCCAAGGGAAATTTTGAGGCAGGATTTGCAGGTTACGATCTGGATCCGATCTGGAACGATTTTATTTCTCCACTTCCCCATTTTAATATACGTTTAGAGCCTAAGGAAGAAAGGACCTTCTACCTTTACGTATTATCTAACGAGGACATTAATTATCCGGTTCGATTATTATCGGAAGATGATTATATGGTAATCGTAAGACTTAGGTCAGTTCTATTTTTGAGCGTAGGATTCGTGTTGTTTTTGGCCTTTGGTTATAATTTATATCTGTATTTTAAATCCAGAAAAGTTTTGTTTTTGGCCTTGCCTCTGCACTTAACCGCCGTGGCAGCCACACTCTATTTTCTACATGGTAAAGAATTCGCATCCATCGTAGGAAATGAAAACAATCTATTTCGTCATAATTATTTCCTATTTTTGGGGATCACACATATAGTCTTCTTCTTCTATTTGGCCGCTTGGAATAAGGAAAATTCGGGTGTGGTCTATAGATCTCCATTCTTCTGGCTGGTATGTTTTGCGGGGATCTTATATCCTTTGATACCGCTTTACCAATTCTGGTACGATCATAGGATCTTGGTTTTAGTACTGAATTACGGATGTATGTTATTCTATTTCGGAAAGACCCATATTTCTTCCATACGGAATAATACAGTCTATGAAATGTTCTTTATCTCCGTTTGGGGAATTTTCCTCCTTCTGGATCTATACAAAACAATTTTCCATTTCGACTTCTATCCTTATAATAGAATGGCTGTGTTTGGAGTATTGTATTACCTGCCTCCTCTCACTGTATTCGTATCCTTATTATCCAGAGAGATATTGAGAAGAAAAGAAGAAGAAGGTTCCAATCGTAAAACCCATCTTTCTTCCTTGGATGTGAAAGATTTTGTACTTAAGATAGAATCCTTATTGGAAAAAGAAAAAATTTATCTGACCAAGTCTTTAAAAGAAGAACATATGGCAAAAGAACTTGGGATCACGATCCATCAGCTTTCAGAGTTGATCAATACCGAATTCAAAACAAATTTCCCATCTCTAATCAATCAATATAGAGTAGAAGAAGCTAAAATTTTATTGAATGAGTTCCCGGATGAGAACACGACAGAGATAGGTGCAAAAGCAGGATTTAGTTCCAGATCGGCATTCTATTTGGAATTCAAAAAATTAACAGGAACCAATCCGAATTCTTATCGTAAAGAAAGCAGCGGCAAACGTGCTTAA
- a CDS encoding sodium-dependent bicarbonate transport family permease has protein sequence MADSAIIQNILNPPVLFFFLGMGVIIFKSDLVIPEALSKFFSMYLLFAIGFKGGHELYKTPFSAEHALTLLACSVMATLVPIYAYYILKIKLEKHNAAALAGSFGSISAVTFVTAGAYLHNLNVEYGGFIVAGMALMESPAIVIAVILDRLSKNKANGGGSINWKALLHEALFGSSIYLLVGALIVGYLTGDSGWNAEKPFTEDLFKGILTFFLLDMGISAAKRFKELTHVGFFLIAAAILLMIINAGVGLILTKVIGMPEGDALMFVVLCASASYIAVPAAMKDMIPEANPSIYLTVALSIVFPINIVLGIPLYHYLVKAIM, from the coding sequence ATGGCAGATTCGGCGATTATACAGAACATACTTAACCCACCGGTATTGTTCTTCTTTTTAGGAATGGGAGTCATCATCTTCAAATCGGATTTGGTGATCCCTGAGGCTTTATCGAAATTCTTTTCGATGTATCTACTTTTCGCAATCGGATTCAAAGGAGGTCACGAGCTTTACAAGACCCCTTTTAGTGCCGAACATGCATTGACCTTACTCGCATGTAGCGTAATGGCCACTTTGGTCCCAATCTATGCATATTATATTCTGAAGATCAAGTTAGAGAAGCATAATGCTGCTGCTTTAGCGGGATCATTCGGATCCATCAGCGCGGTAACATTCGTAACTGCAGGTGCATATCTTCATAATCTTAACGTTGAATACGGCGGTTTTATCGTAGCAGGTATGGCTCTAATGGAATCTCCAGCGATCGTTATCGCAGTTATCCTAGACAGACTTTCTAAGAACAAGGCGAACGGCGGCGGATCCATCAATTGGAAGGCTCTTCTTCATGAAGCATTATTCGGATCTTCTATCTACCTTTTAGTAGGTGCCTTGATCGTAGGTTATTTGACTGGAGACAGCGGCTGGAATGCTGAGAAACCATTTACCGAAGATCTATTCAAAGGGATCCTAACATTCTTCCTTTTGGATATGGGAATCTCCGCAGCCAAAAGATTCAAAGAACTTACTCATGTAGGATTCTTTTTAATCGCTGCAGCGATCCTGTTAATGATCATCAACGCAGGAGTAGGACTCATTCTTACTAAAGTGATCGGTATGCCGGAAGGAGACGCATTGATGTTCGTAGTTCTTTGCGCTTCTGCTTCCTATATCGCTGTTCCTGCGGCAATGAAGGATATGATCCCGGAAGCGAATCCGAGTATCTACCTCACGGTAGCATTATCCATCGTATTCCCGATCAATATCGTCCTCGGGATCCCATTGTATCACTACTTAGTTAAAGCTATCATGTAG
- a CDS encoding alginate export family protein has protein sequence MKVFRSFKTIHQIRPIGKFSLILLFLTVGSPSVFAQTANKGTVTAEPSPTPVTATPQKSAAEEEDSYVSTMKTGGLTPDYTRSTFFEPELGKKVANRKKAWLNDWIRVGAYIRPRYEDRYNLAFDKSNKGYTSRAMQTSQVFFIIDPSPYFSAKVTFQDARVWGGETPASVGDVRANVFDGAGTTTTSNPAAGSGTNIPSQTTLREAFIMLKKLPLDAKVQVGRQILAYGDQRMLGGANWTMNGLSYDGARIMFDQDNYKIHFFGTKIAANQNGVNGVLSANAPLTVTDPVTKKVTTVNPGQPDQYIVGIYNSVTAKDWFTLDVYSIGLLTKKTAIAGAKSDLDLYNNSWAKQQSDLITTGFRITNRTANNNLPKDGFWGALDWAIESAWQSGATGERTVKDPLLDSYVQNNVAGLSGHSYGTQAQRYSGSFHVLQTGYTFFEKLRAGFQYTYASGDRNRTDGSSGTFQTLPGPRFGVFPYWNNVSGLSENIDTKNLSSYNFNFSYKTDHYGTFYAAYIINNKVQTQDAWYAINGSANTGASTESNGVGQTTIEVGGTGRNLYNEFDFTWMYVLNDYVSIWIGGGILTAGNAVKNQRNALYHYNLQPVGTESAGLHLNTGVATGANGTASMAHMFFFQINAGF, from the coding sequence ATGAAAGTGTTTCGATCCTTTAAAACAATCCATCAAATCCGACCGATTGGTAAATTCAGCTTAATTCTATTGTTTTTAACCGTCGGTTCCCCGAGTGTATTCGCTCAAACAGCTAATAAAGGGACCGTAACAGCGGAACCTAGCCCAACCCCAGTCACTGCAACCCCTCAAAAGTCTGCAGCAGAGGAAGAAGACAGTTATGTTTCTACCATGAAGACCGGTGGTCTAACTCCTGATTACACTAGAAGTACATTCTTCGAGCCTGAATTGGGAAAAAAAGTCGCGAACCGTAAAAAAGCATGGTTGAACGATTGGATCAGGGTAGGTGCCTATATTCGTCCTAGATACGAGGACAGATACAACCTAGCATTCGATAAATCGAATAAAGGTTATACATCCAGGGCGATGCAGACCTCTCAGGTATTTTTCATCATTGATCCTAGTCCCTATTTTTCCGCAAAAGTCACCTTCCAAGATGCGAGAGTCTGGGGAGGAGAAACTCCTGCAAGCGTTGGAGACGTTCGTGCGAACGTTTTCGATGGAGCAGGAACGACTACAACTAGTAATCCTGCTGCAGGATCCGGTACAAATATACCGAGCCAAACGACCCTTCGCGAAGCTTTCATCATGTTGAAAAAACTTCCGTTGGATGCTAAGGTCCAGGTTGGTAGACAAATTCTTGCATATGGAGACCAAAGAATGTTAGGGGGTGCGAACTGGACGATGAACGGTCTGTCTTATGACGGAGCTCGTATCATGTTCGACCAGGACAATTACAAGATCCACTTCTTTGGAACTAAAATTGCAGCCAACCAAAACGGTGTGAACGGAGTGCTTTCGGCTAACGCACCTCTTACGGTCACTGACCCGGTTACTAAAAAGGTTACTACTGTAAATCCAGGGCAGCCGGATCAATACATTGTAGGTATTTATAACTCCGTAACTGCGAAAGATTGGTTTACTCTGGACGTTTACTCCATCGGGCTTTTGACTAAAAAGACCGCGATTGCAGGAGCTAAATCGGATCTAGATCTATATAATAACTCTTGGGCAAAACAACAAAGCGACCTGATCACCACCGGATTCAGGATCACGAATAGAACTGCCAATAATAACCTTCCTAAGGATGGCTTCTGGGGGGCTTTGGACTGGGCGATAGAAAGCGCATGGCAGAGCGGGGCCACAGGAGAAAGAACCGTAAAAGATCCACTTTTGGATTCTTATGTGCAGAATAATGTAGCAGGTCTATCCGGGCACAGTTACGGCACACAAGCACAAAGATATTCCGGTTCCTTCCATGTTTTACAGACAGGTTATACCTTCTTCGAAAAATTAAGAGCAGGTTTCCAATACACTTACGCTTCCGGGGATAGAAACCGCACGGATGGAAGCAGCGGAACTTTCCAAACTCTTCCAGGTCCTCGTTTCGGAGTATTTCCTTATTGGAATAACGTCTCGGGTCTTTCAGAAAACATTGATACTAAAAACTTAAGTTCTTATAATTTCAATTTTTCCTATAAGACCGATCATTACGGAACATTCTACGCCGCTTATATCATCAATAACAAGGTCCAGACACAGGACGCTTGGTATGCGATCAACGGTTCTGCAAATACCGGAGCTTCTACTGAAAGTAATGGTGTCGGACAAACTACGATCGAAGTAGGTGGTACCGGCAGAAATCTCTACAATGAGTTCGACTTTACTTGGATGTATGTTTTAAACGATTACGTTTCGATCTGGATCGGTGGTGGTATCTTGACTGCGGGTAATGCCGTTAAGAATCAGAGAAATGCTCTCTATCATTACAACCTTCAGCCTGTCGGAACTGAATCTGCAGGTCTTCATTTGAACACAGGAGTTGCGACAGGAGCGAACGGAACGGCCTCAATGGCCCATATGTTCTTCTTCCAAATAAACGCAGGCTTCTAA
- a CDS encoding proton-conducting transporter membrane subunit, whose amino-acid sequence MTVLAYLSVITSLLAPFLIGNVLGVDFFGKDSSIGLGLSLQAILGSFIAVYVYGYEKERKALVIFGYAVFFISTGICYLVGKSLWLVLFWELSTISAFLLYIGGKWNDASIRSFVALVAAGGIGAFCFTFWIFSNDPRSGLFFLILGLLIKSAFFGVHFWLPEAHAGAPAHASAAYSGLLVNLPLVLFSKFALPLLPGTHYATILIPLAGIGVLWAGITALFSREVKKSIAYSTVENMNFMWLSLLISAYWQSSEQESLRMLSKAFGVLFLISLVHHSISKTFQFLFFGYLTKLSGKSGSDGNTGVGRISGIPTFLAAIGTMSFLAIPGTTGFLSESTFIKLLSAVLEVTDTSAALVLPLLILVCTGLAVGAAAHLKLFLGLVLSRPRTNFEDHGKNTPINVSLFLTGALVLISPLIILSLTNYYAVRVEWLDFSWFRGIGILNVIGLVILLSVGLLGLRHKIKERKLWDCGGLFGGSEVAIMSSALSDPLAAPLGRYFADEAGNSRLDKGFIKILLRILSSLKAKIRGADDESISVDLTYSSFTVLTILIVIIIVRLAEGDIWSQLLSYWAF is encoded by the coding sequence ATGACAGTGTTGGCTTATCTATCCGTCATAACTTCTCTTCTTGCACCTTTTCTAATAGGAAATGTGCTCGGAGTGGATTTTTTCGGGAAAGATAGTTCGATCGGCCTTGGGTTATCTCTCCAGGCGATACTAGGCAGTTTTATAGCCGTATATGTATACGGTTATGAAAAAGAAAGAAAGGCGTTGGTCATTTTTGGCTACGCCGTTTTTTTTATAAGCACAGGGATTTGTTACCTGGTAGGAAAAAGTTTGTGGTTAGTCCTTTTCTGGGAATTGTCCACGATAAGCGCTTTTCTTCTTTATATCGGAGGCAAATGGAATGATGCCTCCATACGAAGTTTCGTAGCATTAGTTGCTGCAGGCGGGATCGGCGCCTTCTGTTTTACGTTTTGGATCTTTTCAAACGATCCAAGATCCGGATTATTTTTTCTGATCTTGGGACTTTTGATCAAGTCGGCATTTTTCGGAGTTCATTTCTGGTTGCCCGAAGCTCACGCAGGAGCGCCTGCACACGCCTCTGCGGCTTACTCCGGATTATTAGTCAATCTACCTCTTGTATTATTCTCTAAATTTGCTCTTCCACTTTTACCCGGGACCCATTATGCAACTATCCTAATACCGTTAGCCGGAATCGGAGTATTATGGGCAGGGATCACCGCATTATTCAGCAGAGAAGTCAAAAAATCCATCGCTTACAGCACGGTGGAAAATATGAACTTTATGTGGTTAAGCTTACTTATTTCCGCTTATTGGCAGTCCAGCGAGCAGGAAAGTTTAAGAATGTTAAGTAAAGCATTCGGAGTTCTTTTTCTGATCTCTTTGGTCCACCATAGTATCAGTAAAACATTTCAGTTCTTATTCTTCGGATATCTTACTAAATTATCGGGAAAATCAGGATCGGACGGAAATACAGGTGTGGGAAGGATCAGTGGAATTCCTACATTCTTAGCCGCGATCGGGACAATGAGTTTTCTTGCGATCCCGGGGACCACAGGCTTCTTATCCGAATCCACTTTTATTAAATTATTATCCGCAGTTTTAGAAGTTACAGATACTAGTGCTGCACTTGTTCTTCCACTTCTCATTTTAGTCTGCACAGGTTTAGCGGTGGGCGCTGCGGCTCACTTAAAACTTTTCCTCGGACTTGTTCTTTCCAGACCCCGTACAAATTTCGAAGACCATGGAAAGAATACACCAATCAATGTTTCCTTATTTTTGACAGGAGCTTTGGTACTGATCTCACCTTTGATCATTCTAAGCCTCACAAACTATTATGCAGTGAGAGTGGAATGGTTGGATTTCTCCTGGTTCAGGGGAATCGGGATCTTAAACGTAATCGGTCTAGTCATACTGTTAAGCGTAGGGTTGTTAGGACTCAGACATAAGATCAAAGAGAGAAAACTGTGGGATTGCGGCGGTTTATTCGGCGGATCGGAGGTAGCGATCATGAGTTCCGCTCTTTCCGATCCGCTAGCCGCTCCTTTAGGCAGATATTTTGCAGATGAAGCGGGCAATTCCAGATTGGACAAAGGGTTTATTAAGATTTTATTAAGAATTCTTTCCTCTTTGAAAGCTAAGATCAGAGGAGCGGATGATGAATCCATCTCCGTGGACTTAACTTATTCTTCTTTTACTGTTTTAACAATTTTGATCGTTATCATTATCGTTCGTCTTGCGGAGGGAGACATATGGTCACAGCTACTTTCTTATTGGGCATTCTGA
- a CDS encoding NADH-quinone oxidoreductase subunit H produces MVTATFLLGILIQIFAFISLPFLCGGVLQKIRAYAQGRRGAPVLQILYDTVRMIKKSPIDGPFSGFFSESSAIFAFAFGLVLWSLVSFEWASLLLIPFLIGMIRFATVAYAVENGTSFGGMGAARETLLFIFGEPILILVLVVLESNVVFHENFAHISFAILFFLGATLIVLSELAKPPFDDPRTHLELTMVHEAMLLEASGRTRGFFELAHQFKTASLFLLLTKLGLEHVEVFLGVSSVPIWKELASFGGAILLSALIGYWEANSTRRKWIWIPELLGLNFIFMLILGILLKLGK; encoded by the coding sequence ATGGTCACAGCTACTTTCTTATTGGGCATTCTGATCCAGATTTTTGCCTTTATATCCCTTCCTTTCTTATGCGGAGGCGTTCTCCAGAAGATCAGGGCTTATGCCCAAGGTAGAAGAGGGGCACCTGTTCTACAGATACTTTATGACACAGTTCGAATGATCAAAAAAAGTCCGATAGACGGTCCTTTCTCCGGATTTTTCTCGGAGAGTTCCGCGATATTCGCTTTTGCTTTCGGTCTTGTTTTATGGTCCTTGGTCTCTTTCGAATGGGCTTCCTTATTGCTGATCCCTTTTTTGATCGGTATGATCCGATTCGCTACTGTGGCTTATGCAGTGGAAAACGGAACTTCTTTCGGCGGAATGGGAGCGGCAAGAGAAACCCTTCTTTTTATCTTTGGAGAACCGATCCTGATCTTAGTTCTTGTGGTATTGGAATCCAATGTAGTATTTCACGAAAACTTCGCACATATTTCTTTTGCGATCTTATTCTTCCTGGGAGCCACATTGATCGTTCTTTCCGAACTCGCTAAACCGCCGTTTGACGACCCAAGAACCCACTTAGAACTTACGATGGTTCACGAAGCAATGTTATTAGAAGCTTCCGGAAGAACTAGAGGATTTTTCGAATTGGCTCACCAATTCAAAACCGCTTCTTTATTCTTACTTCTAACCAAATTAGGATTAGAACATGTGGAAGTTTTCCTAGGAGTTTCCTCCGTTCCTATCTGGAAAGAATTAGCCTCCTTCGGAGGAGCCATTCTTCTTTCCGCATTAATCGGTTATTGGGAAGCAAACAGTACAAGAAGGAAATGGATCTGGATCCCGGAATTACTCGGACTGAATTTTATCTTCATGCTGATCTTGGGAATTCTTCTGAAACTAGGTAAATAA
- a CDS encoding formate hydrogenase, translated as MSADLSYLIILLTGVVILLENRLKRVVILLGIQGFLLLLPLYQEESGDGFHSIFLAAMVIVFKGILTPIILFWTARRIHSPESTFPKVGYLPTLALLFAGAAACYFFMDIVSAFFGKSHQYGLLYVLLLIYIGVIGFIVRRNWIGVIACFSIFENGTFLLTLLLKSGVPIGSEFGSFLDAVLIIGAGAALRINSEQYKGEISR; from the coding sequence ATGAGCGCAGACCTTAGTTATCTTATCATTCTATTGACCGGTGTGGTCATTCTTTTAGAGAACAGGCTCAAGAGGGTAGTCATCCTTTTGGGGATCCAAGGTTTTCTTTTACTTCTTCCTTTATACCAAGAGGAAAGTGGGGACGGTTTCCATTCCATCTTTTTAGCGGCGATGGTGATCGTATTCAAAGGGATCTTAACCCCGATCATTCTTTTTTGGACTGCGAGAAGAATACATTCTCCAGAATCTACTTTTCCTAAAGTAGGTTACCTTCCTACACTCGCACTTTTGTTCGCGGGTGCGGCGGCTTGTTACTTCTTCATGGATATAGTTTCCGCATTTTTCGGGAAGTCCCATCAATACGGATTATTATATGTCCTTCTTCTAATATACATCGGAGTGATCGGATTTATAGTAAGAAGGAACTGGATCGGAGTGATCGCATGTTTCAGTATTTTTGAGAACGGAACATTCTTACTCACTCTACTTTTAAAATCGGGAGTCCCGATCGGAAGCGAGTTCGGATCCTTCTTGGATGCTGTTTTGATCATTGGAGCGGGTGCCGCCCTCAGGATCAACAGCGAACAATATAAGGGGGAAATATCCAGATGA
- a CDS encoding proton-conducting transporter membrane subunit → MNFDILLGIGAGVFVLIFLTYVLAPTKNQTNLLFWSILLVICAAINFAVWIIRDWNEEGTTVQWVLIEATTFVGALLISSSRTVKSFPIAWKFLLINSFGLGIAFLGIILIRSSLHVINQPIEFLAANSSSHPEIIWVEIGLWLAIFGYTAKLGLFPNHVWIEDTYGESPTQVSSLLSAFIPVSVCFALRPFVHLDHQLFPHTFSGADGLLVLGILTIFLSIFAVYDRDDIRRISAKVALFHTGALAVFLWMDLSDTAFLFMMATNLVVKSLLFISMGIVRMDAGKRELHKIIQADSINKPALSLFILALFLAFVMPGSPIFVTDIILIKAGQIGGKTFVILVPILGIVFFGVMLYKLAPLLNIKGRPFSKDHSTILRIRMTNGFFLLLLLLSTGCWGFYLLLQGVL, encoded by the coding sequence ATGAACTTCGATATTCTTTTAGGGATCGGAGCAGGGGTCTTCGTCCTAATTTTTCTAACCTATGTTTTAGCTCCTACAAAGAACCAGACCAACTTGCTATTCTGGTCGATCTTACTAGTTATCTGTGCCGCGATCAATTTTGCGGTTTGGATCATACGAGATTGGAATGAAGAAGGTACTACAGTACAATGGGTCTTGATAGAAGCGACTACGTTCGTAGGCGCGTTACTTATCTCCTCCAGTAGGACAGTAAAATCATTCCCGATCGCTTGGAAATTCCTACTGATCAACTCTTTCGGTCTAGGTATCGCATTTTTAGGGATCATACTCATTCGATCCTCTTTGCATGTGATCAATCAACCGATCGAATTTTTGGCGGCTAACTCTTCTTCTCATCCGGAGATCATTTGGGTAGAGATAGGTTTATGGCTCGCGATTTTCGGATACACTGCAAAACTAGGGCTTTTCCCGAATCACGTTTGGATAGAAGATACTTACGGAGAAAGTCCTACTCAAGTCTCTTCCTTGCTTTCCGCATTCATTCCTGTTTCGGTTTGTTTTGCACTTAGGCCATTCGTTCATTTAGATCACCAACTTTTCCCTCATACGTTCAGCGGCGCTGACGGTTTATTGGTTTTAGGGATATTAACGATTTTCTTAAGTATTTTTGCAGTATATGACAGGGACGATATCAGAAGGATTTCCGCAAAAGTTGCTCTTTTCCATACGGGAGCCTTGGCGGTTTTCCTTTGGATGGACTTAAGTGATACAGCTTTCTTATTCATGATGGCGACTAACTTGGTGGTGAAATCACTTTTATTCATCAGCATGGGAATCGTAAGAATGGATGCAGGAAAAAGAGAACTTCATAAGATCATACAAGCGGACTCGATCAATAAACCCGCTTTGTCTCTATTCATTCTGGCATTGTTCTTAGCATTCGTGATGCCTGGTTCTCCTATATTCGTTACGGATATAATTCTGATCAAGGCAGGACAAATAGGCGGGAAAACATTCGTAATCCTGGTTCCGATCTTAGGGATCGTATTCTTTGGAGTGATGTTGTATAAACTTGCGCCACTGTTGAATATCAAAGGAAGACCTTTTTCAAAAGATCATTCCACAATTCTTAGGATCAGAATGACCAACGGATTTTTCCTACTTCTACTTCTTCTCAGCACTGGCTGCTGGGGATTTTACCTGTTATTACAAGGTGTATTATGA
- a CDS encoding metal (Ni/Fe) hydrogenase large subunit: MKNVTGIFHTSETKQTHRFWLTRDGIEKETLSKSAEKSLYEDHSNPIWVLRHSLGTDQGAEDYSSMDYERYLSQDRKHLLEKFLTKAGIKDLVYRGINVPVPASFYSHAVGPIHAGVIEPGHFRFIVEGEEIQNLDIRLGFQKRGLLEKMKGQNKDSISPYAEAISGDSTIAYAIAFSKAFEEAHGIQVPEEVNFARTVLLEIERIAIHIGDMGAIAGDVGYYPLQGVCAMQRGVPLGVMEALTGSRFGRGALSPGKVRLKKELTESFLNDLAKRIQDVTSDVAGHFERAANKSTNRERLQICGALTHKQLKDLGFVGMVEKCTGHSRDLRHHDPSYSLAGESINLDLDAGQMTGDAWARFYLRYEELKNSGRWLTKAIPVLKNFHKVYESFQKTKVSKAKPGVYFGTTEGWRGPVLISFSLNSSGDISEAYVRDPSVPNWHALELAVRGENIGDFPLNNKSFNLSYVGVDL, encoded by the coding sequence ATGAAAAACGTTACCGGAATTTTTCACACTTCGGAAACGAAACAAACTCATCGTTTCTGGCTGACTCGAGACGGGATAGAAAAGGAAACTCTTTCTAAATCCGCAGAAAAAAGTTTATATGAGGATCATTCCAATCCGATTTGGGTTCTCAGGCATAGTCTTGGTACGGACCAAGGAGCCGAAGATTATTCTTCTATGGATTACGAAAGGTATCTCTCCCAAGATAGAAAACATCTTCTCGAAAAATTTCTGACAAAAGCAGGGATTAAAGATTTAGTCTATAGAGGGATCAATGTTCCCGTTCCGGCTTCCTTTTATTCCCACGCAGTTGGACCGATCCATGCGGGAGTAATCGAGCCTGGGCATTTTCGTTTTATTGTAGAAGGAGAAGAGATCCAAAACTTGGATATTCGTTTAGGTTTCCAAAAAAGAGGACTTCTGGAAAAAATGAAAGGCCAGAATAAGGACTCCATTTCTCCTTACGCGGAAGCGATTTCTGGAGATTCTACTATCGCTTATGCAATCGCATTCAGTAAAGCATTCGAAGAAGCTCACGGCATCCAAGTTCCAGAAGAAGTGAATTTCGCAAGAACCGTCCTTCTCGAAATTGAAAGGATCGCGATCCATATCGGAGATATGGGAGCAATTGCGGGTGACGTAGGTTATTATCCTCTCCAAGGCGTATGCGCCATGCAAAGAGGAGTTCCTTTGGGAGTAATGGAAGCTCTAACCGGTTCTCGTTTCGGAAGAGGGGCCTTAAGTCCCGGAAAAGTCAGATTGAAAAAAGAACTTACTGAATCATTCCTAAACGATCTGGCAAAAAGAATACAAGACGTTACATCCGATGTGGCCGGTCATTTTGAAAGAGCCGCAAACAAATCTACAAACAGAGAAAGATTGCAGATCTGCGGAGCGCTCACTCATAAACAACTCAAGGATCTTGGCTTCGTCGGAATGGTAGAAAAATGTACAGGCCATTCTAGAGATCTTCGCCATCACGATCCCAGTTATTCTCTCGCAGGAGAATCCATCAATTTGGATCTGGATGCAGGCCAAATGACGGGAGACGCCTGGGCAAGATTCTATCTTCGTTATGAAGAACTGAAGAATAGCGGGCGCTGGTTGACAAAAGCGATCCCAGTATTAAAAAATTTTCATAAAGTATATGAAAGTTTCCAAAAAACGAAAGTATCCAAAGCTAAACCCGGAGTATATTTCGGCACGACAGAAGGATGGAGAGGCCCTGTGCTCATCTCCTTCTCCCTAAATTCTTCCGGAGATATTTCGGAAGCTTATGTGAGAGATCCTTCCGTTCCGAACTGGCATGCTTTGGAGCTCGCAGTCAGAGGGGAGAATATAGGGGATTTCCCTCTAAATAATAAATCTTTCAACCTCAGTTATGTGGGAGTGGATCTATGA